The following are encoded together in the Brassica napus cultivar Da-Ae chromosome A9, Da-Ae, whole genome shotgun sequence genome:
- the LOC125578454 gene encoding uncharacterized protein LOC125578454: protein MRCTIARTGSTRHINKSKMANPRRTVTENHRFSPLINLLKKPQAFPLLLSFFLFLTWITLRLQHSSHLSSSSSHTKSAAKSHHHPDSEVLDGDDKVNLIRFDTASISPVRKDDRGWLLDPVALARDSQLHGGAATCVSIHVGEIKPGELRGNHRHHTCNETFVIWGAKTRFRLENHKVEKGYAEVLIGEDEVAVAVSPSGTAHAIVNVDPVRSTFLIGCQDSNMHNSSTSDYKVWKDL from the exons AGTCGAAGATGGCGAACCCTAGGAGGACAGTGACGGAGAACCATAGATTCTCACCGTTGATCAATCTACTGAAGAAGCCTCAAGCGTTTCCTCTGCttctctccttcttcctcttcctcacaTGGATCACTCTCAGGTTACAGCACTCTTCTCACctatcttcgtcttcttcgcaTACGAAATCAGCAGCGAAGAGTCACCATCATCCTGATTCGGAAGTCCTCGACGGAGACGATAAGGTTAATCTGATCCGGTTTGATACAGCGTCGATCTCGCCTGTTAGAAAAGACGATCGTGGGTGGTTGCTTGATCCCGTTGCTCTTGCTCGTGATTCTCAGCTCCACG GTGGAGCAGCCACGTGTGTTTCCATTCATGTTGGTGAAATTAAGCCTGGTGAATTGAGGGGAAACCACAGACACCATACTTGTAACGAGACGTTTGTCATATGGGGAGCCAAGACGAGATTCAGG CTGGAGAATCACAAGGTGGAAAAAGGCTATGCAGAAGTGTTAATTGGAGAGGATGAAGTAGCTGTAGCGGTTAGCCCTAGTGGCACAGCACATGCTATAGTAAATGTCGATCCTGTGCGTTCTACTTTCTTAATCGGCTGCCAAGACAGTAATATGCACAACAGCTCAACTAGCGACTACAAAGTATGGAAAGATCTTTAA